The segment cgaCTAGAAACAGGGGGAACCAACTAGCCTGGCTCCGTCCAACGGTAACAAAGTCCACCTGCAAACAcctttgtttgtttcctttaaCAGCatgattattacatttttctataTCCTGTGAACACTGTTATATATGTAAAGGTGTTTTACATAAAGATCCACACAGTTTGACTTGGTTTGATTGATCAATGCCAATCAATGGTTGTGTGTAATGTAAACAGTGCGTCAGCGTCAGTTTGGCTACTTACTGGGTATTCTGATCTGGTGGTGGTTGAGAACAGTCAGAGTCTCCACCGCTTCAGTCTTACTGTCAAACTCCAACAGACCCGACAGAGTCTTAGAGCTGGCTGCAGCGATGAAGAGGAGGAcgaagaggagagacagacacaaGAAGACGAAAGAGAAGACAGTAAATAAAAGTTGAACGACGGCTCCGTATTTCAAGTCCTGATCACGCTGCGGAGCCGAGCCGCGTGATTGGTTAGACTCACGTTTGGCGTCGAAGATCTTGAACTTGGTGAAGGCGGGAGCGCTGTGTTCAgtacagagctgcagagagagaaaggaggagaggtaGACTGTTTTTAACTCATCTGAACTAAAAtaagaacaattaaaataagTCCAGGTTTTCAAGTTATTGAtgcttaaaggacgagttcacaattttccaagtgtgtcttaagtttatacttccaccgcagctcaacaggaaacacaaagagggaatttgatgctaaaaagactgtaagtgtgtcagatatccacttgatatgactaactcagactgatgaagctgaatagaagcttcacatctactcCTTTTAAGCGAGACTATGCCACACAAtttcttttacaaatgaaaagtttaattCAGAAGCAATGACACGTTGTTTATTATGTTGGCAAATGTTAGCTTATGCCAGCAGACTTTAGGTAAATATTTCAGTGGATAGATAACACATGACAGTAAATGTTAAGTGACCTTTACGTTCTGTATAGTAATGCAGCAGGGACTGTTTTGTGTTGAAAGgaactgaagagaaaaactgATTCTGTGAACATTTATGATCCATTTGAAGGTACTGCACAGTTTTTCTGTTGAGAAGCCAAAAATGAGCCAAAGCTCAGACATTTAAAACGATAACATTTGCCTTAATGCAGAGAAAtaagcagagaaagagaactGTGATGATTCTCATCTCTAACGGCGTCCCACAGGGCTCCTAACTCGGTCCCTTCCCCTTTCTCAGTTTACAACTCTTCAGAAAGCTTTCTCAGTCTCCAAACTCAACCCAACTAAACCCGACTATAATCTAATTCAGATGTGACCTCACCTTGTGCAGCTGGTGTTGGCTGAGGGTGGGCGGGGCGTTGTAGAAGTGCAGGACGGCGGCGGGCGGCTGGATGATGTTCCTGCCGCTCTGCGCGCTGCTGAAACGGTTATTTCTGGTCAGACTGAAGTCCTGGTAGCTGCTGCTGCCGTCCGGCAGCTCAAACACCTGACTGGGAATCACCGCCTGCTGCTTGGACACACTGAGGGGTAAATGTAAaccatgtaaacacagaaaaattgaatgaaaacaaacttagATTTATGATATTTTGTTGTACAGCATGACAAAAACACTATGTAAATGCAGGAGTTTGTTATGAAGCAACTAGGAGCATCTGACAATATCACATCATAGCTCAATATCTATATGTGTCGCTGTATTACAGTAATATTGGCTTTGGGTGTTTGCAGACATAAGACTGCAAGACTGCACAGAGTCCACTGCTGTATGtgtacaaataataatgataattgttGCAAAATTAGCCAATTTCTTTccttcaaatattttttttcttttgttcaaacCTTATTAAAACCAGATATATAGAAAAGTATTGAACCGGTAATTATTCTGCCTTGATACAAACTGGACTTGCATTTTCATGGAGtttacatatttcatgttttatgtgttgtatGAACCATGTATGAACAAATGTTTGTTGAGTATTTTGTTGTAGTCGTAGAAGTTGAGGTTTTGTTctcatggtggtgctaaagGAAAGGTGACAGTGGTCATTAAAATCTATTAAAACTAAGTTTCCTAAATGTTGTCCGAGCATTAAAGCGCCTACCAAACGTTCAGTTTCTTGCCGAACACCTTGATGCCGTTGAGGTGAGTCACAGCTCGGTCCACAGCGTATTCATCTCCCATCTCCACCAACGCCGTGCCGGGAACGCTCTTCATGAACTTCACCTGCAAACATCAGATCAGAGGTCGCAGCAGGTGACTCACAGCTCGTTGCTTCTCGCCAACgtttaaatattatttcattatcttcCCGAATAACACATAAAAGAAACACTGCTGCAGTCTGTCAGTTACATCTGGGGAtgtggagacagaaagaagtgAAGTCAGCTGACGTCTGCAGCTCCAGgatacattagctgctactagaACAACATACCTacaggtgcattgtgggtaatgaaGACACCAGGTTTTGATGTGGAAGGTGAATGCATGGAATAACGACGACAGTATCTTTGGCTCTGATGCATcgtgtttcattgttttttgaCAATGTTATAAAAGTGCAGTCAGTTAAATTAATCAGTGTCACCTTGATCAATTTACAAAAATGATTGAGAACTGATTGAGCCAGTTCCCGTCTGTCTACATTGTGTTTGCATTTCTCTCTGTGAGCCTTCAGTGTATTAAGAGTGTAATTAGAGAACATTAACATGTTCTTACCAACTTTTATGATACAAACTTTATACATAAATTAACCTACAGCATCttaaaataatctgaaaaaaTTTGGATGtgaaagttgtgttttttgaggGATTATTTCCAGATGATTGACAGGTAGCAGACGATAACTCCACACAGCAtttatacacaaaaacaaaacacaaacttaaAAACACAGTAGTCGCTCTGACCTTCTCCACGTTGCCGTAGAGACAGAAGAGATTGAAGATGCGGCTGCAGTTCATCTGGACGGGATGCAGGCTGCTCACCATGGCAACCGAGCTGGAAGTGGCATGGCccaggagggaggaggaggaggaggaggaggaggaggaggcgctCTTGTGGTGGAGGAGCAGTGGATAGGAGATCATGTCCTGCACCTCCTGGCTGCTCCTCCTGTACCTGCTGTTGGTAGGCAGAGGCAGCAGGGGGCAGTGTGGCCCTGCAGACACAATGACacagctggaggagaggagacaagacATGCTGGACGGACAGAAACAgaccagacagacagaacagGCAGACGGTACCGTAGCCGTTGGATGGATGCTCTCCGAGGATGGCCTGACGCTGCCTCCCTTTACCCCgctctgcaacacacacacacacacacacacacacacacacacacacacacacagagttttggTTTGATGTTAGCAGGTTAGCAGAGTCACACCCAAATACAGGCAGAGCAGTGGGAGGTGAAACTGATAATCCTTCCTCAGCAGGAAAATCTATTTTCAGCCTCCTTCAGCAGGCCGACTCTGCTTCACCTTCAAACCAGCTGCGTCACAGTCAGCGGTCAGGTTTACCTTCCAAATGTACGAGCACATTTTAATTGAATCTccagaaaatgtacaaaagaaaatgttttttttttccaattcactcctgttgtgtgaatattagcagataaacagcaggtggcgctaatttTTACAGCTGGTGCTATTAAaccgttgcagaagaagaagaggacacaacaagatgacgtcattaaaaaaaaaaacagcaatcaaagctcaaacgatggaaaatgTGATGGAGGAGGTCGAAACCCGACGGTGGAGAAATTCATATATACAGAGATTTTGAGTATAATCAGTGTGAGGTCACATAACCTGATGTTCTCACTAGTGCACTAGTGCGATGCCAGATCGGCTGATACAATCAGCTTTATAGTCAGAGAGACCTGCTGGTTCCAGTCTGAGCCGATGAGGCATTAAATCGTCCGGTTTCGATCGGCGGCAGATCGATCGATGCACCACTACAAGAATCAATACTGTTCATTGGGGCTGCgacaaatgaatattttctttattgattaatctgcagattattttgtcgatttgttgtgtgtttctcGTTCCtctttaaatatcttgttttgttttctaacagtccaaaacccaaaaattcTACAACAACACCGACTTCTACTGAAGTATCTACAaaccaggtttgtgtgtgtgtgtgtgtgtgtgagcagttATGAAAGGTGGTGTCCTACCTCGGTGCAGGAGGAAAGGTTTGGTGTAATCCCAGCTGGTGTTGTCGTTGCGGACGACGTTCAGTCTGTTGGGCTGCAGGGGGCGACAGAGCACAGCACCTCTGGGTGggtctgtgtgcgtgtgcatgagtctgagagtgtgtatgtgtgcgtgcatgcgtgagtgtgtgtttattgagagCACTGTTTTGAAGGTTCAGAAGTTTAGTTTCAGTTAAGGGAGAGGGTGGGGATAGGTATGTTGACCAGGGTCCTCATAAGTATAGAaatacaatatgtgtgtgtgtgtgtgtgtgtgtgtgtgtgtgtgtgtgtgtgtgtttacccgAGCGTATTCGATCTTCAGCGTGCAGCAGCCGGCGTAGATGTCGGCTCCATTCAGAGCCAGCTTGGCCTTCTGAGCGTCCCCCACTGACTCAAATGTTAACGAGCTCGTTAAGGAACACTAtcaaccagccaatcagaggagagaaacaagtCCAACGAAATCCTCAACAAGATCTATTCTCAGATTCAGTAAAtcttattttccatctttaaaACTTTTACAGGTTTCAACAGATTCAGTTCAGTCAGTTTGTTTTATGTGCAGCAGCTCTACAGGagttaaatgaatgaatgaagtgagTCTCAGCTGATCTGtgaaacactttaaaacacaaacacacgtcaGGATATTCCACCATGGCCTGGATGCCGCTGCGTTTGAAGATGACGATACGCTGGACGTTACCGACCGGGTTGCAGACGGTGTACAGAACATCCTGACGGAGAGAACACAGACGACTGACAAGCATGTCAAACAACAACAGCTATCAAATCCTATAAACCAGGTTCGTTATAGCTTAGAGAAGGTTGTTTTAGGGTTCAGGAGATTCAGGAAGAGGAGTGGGCTCAACTCTTTCACTAACGCTCAGCTCTCAGTCCAACACTTTTAAATAAGACTTTTAACACTGCGTCTTTCttgctgctctgttgttgttgttgttattgttgttgttgttgtcagcaGTGGAAGAAGCACTGAGATCCttcactgcagtaaaagtaccaatacagcaacgGGCCAACTATTTATTCTTTGAATTAAAACGTGCCAATTCGGGATAGGAGCTCTTGGTCACATCAGCCAGccctactttatatacagttagctagtttagtccagtggttcccaacctaggggtggggcccctccaaagggtcagcagataaatctgaggggtggtgagatgattaatgggagaggaaagaagaaaaaacaaagttctgatacacaaatctgttttcagtttttggactttttctctaatctttgatttttgctgaaatattggatcatttgaacatttattgaaatgaaagcatgtgagaagtttagagggaaaaatcactatttggtggagctgttaacaactcatagacatgtgaaatgtgaccccgactacacactgctttttgtaagacgtcaaaagacaaaaaggttggaagccactggtttcatctttaacaatgtgttgtattttaaaagcttgttatattatccattgtgtcaaatcttcatctgaaaagtaactaaagctgtcaaataaatgtagtggagtagaaagtacaatatttccctctgaaatgtagaaagtagcatcacatggaaatactcaagtatagtacaagtacctcaaaactgtgctaaagtaaatgtacttagttactttccaccactgcttgttgttgttgtgtgtaactTCTTTTTGCCAATTTGTTATCTATGTAAAGCCAGTTGAGGAAGTGGAAGGTTTGGATCcaaaaaggtaaaagaaagaGTAATGAAAGTtcataaacacagaaagaagGTCCAGTGGCCCCAAACGTGCTCAGTGAAAACGTCATCGTTCTAGGCACATATGTGCCACTGGCCAAACACAACGTACTACGCTGTATAAATGAAACTAAATCAAGAACCAGTTTTCTGAAAACCACTCGACTTAATATAACTCCATCTGACTATCAGATGGAAGTGTGTTTGTCcatgtaattactgtaaaataaacagtatgTATCATATTCATGGTAACTGTGCTACGTTGTATTTGTCCAGGTCGGACCTCAGTTCATTCTCTGGTTCATTATCCGGCTTGTTGTTAGCAACTGTTAAATTCACTCATTACGTACGCCTTGTAGTCGGGTCAGATTGAGGTCAGATCACGTTCCCACCAAACAAACCACTCCAGAGTTCACTTGTGACTGGACTGAGACCACTCCCTGTAAAGGGTCTCTGTGGTTATTTTAGTCTGCAGCCGAGTCaactgctgtgttcagatctgccacAAACAAAACGTACCGAGGAGAATCTGATGTAACCGGACTAAAAAGTGCATGTGTTAAAACACCATGGAAGGATAGAAGACTCCAGGTGGAGTGGAGATGATTTTTAGATAAGATAGATGACTttttcagagagaaagatggtTCTAGGGCTGGTAGAGAAGGTCTGACAGAGGAGGACCATGAAGGGTAAAGAAAGTTCAGGTAAAGGAGGATCAACTGAGCTAGAGGGAGTTTGTTCCACTAAAGGGAGGTGAGGTGGAGGAGGTTCTGCTGGACTTACGGTGGTGATGGGGTACAGCGGGTTCTGGATGGACAGCAGCAGAACCTTGTTTCCACTGGTGGGGTCGTCTGCGTTGGTGGGCCTGGTGATCCTCTGGCTGGTGGAGAAGTTGAAGAAGGCCT is part of the Thunnus albacares chromosome 3, fThuAlb1.1, whole genome shotgun sequence genome and harbors:
- the LOC122975284 gene encoding heterogeneous nuclear ribonucleoprotein L-like isoform X1, which encodes MEEKEERGGGGGGGGGGYYRAAKRLRTEEQAGGEELEDGEEEEENSAGEEAARSGHTESSSRRSRREGQEARPSVFSLQERHVGLQDGVEDSHRILPSPVVHVRGLCDAVVEADLVEALDKFGNICYVMMMPFKRQALVEFDSVESAERCVVCGTQEAVYIAEQQAFFNFSTSQRITRPTNADDPTSGNKVLLLSIQNPLYPITTDVLYTVCNPVGNVQRIVIFKRSGIQAMVEFESVGDAQKAKLALNGADIYAGCCTLKIEYARPNRLNVVRNDNTSWDYTKPFLLHRERGKGRQRQAILGEHPSNGYGPHCPLLPLPTNSRYRRSSQEVQDMISYPLLLHHKSASSSSSSSSSSLLGHATSSSVAMVSSLHPVQMNCSRIFNLFCLYGNVEKVKFMKSVPGTALVEMGDEYAVDRAVTHLNGIKVFGKKLNVCVSKQQAVIPSQVFELPDGSSSYQDFSLTRNNRFSSAQSGRNIIQPPAAVLHFYNAPPTLSQHQLHKLCTEHSAPAFTKFKIFDAKPSSKTLSGLLEFDSKTEAVETLTVLNHHQIRIPNSSNPFTLKLCFSTSSHL
- the LOC122975284 gene encoding heterogeneous nuclear ribonucleoprotein L-like isoform X3; amino-acid sequence: MEEKEERGGGGGGGGGGYYRAAKRLRTEEQAGGEELEDGEEEEENSAGEEAARSGHTESSSRRSRREDGVEDSHRILPSPVVHVRGLCDAVVEADLVEALDKFGNICYVMMMPFKRQALVEFDSVESAERCVVCGTQEAVYIAEQQAFFNFSTSQRITRPTNADDPTSGNKVLLLSIQNPLYPITTDVLYTVCNPVGNVQRIVIFKRSGIQAMVEFESVGDAQKAKLALNGADIYAGCCTLKIEYARPNRLNVVRNDNTSWDYTKPFLLHRERGKGRQRQAILGEHPSNGYGPHCPLLPLPTNSRYRRSSQEVQDMISYPLLLHHKSASSSSSSSSSSLLGHATSSSVAMVSSLHPVQMNCSRIFNLFCLYGNVEKVKFMKSVPGTALVEMGDEYAVDRAVTHLNGIKVFGKKLNVCVSKQQAVIPSQVFELPDGSSSYQDFSLTRNNRFSSAQSGRNIIQPPAAVLHFYNAPPTLSQHQLHKLCTEHSAPAFTKFKIFDAKPSSKTLSGLLEFDSKTEAVETLTVLNHHQIRIPNSSNPFTLKLCFSTSSHL
- the LOC122975284 gene encoding heterogeneous nuclear ribonucleoprotein L-like isoform X2, with the protein product MEEKEERGGGGGGGGGGYYRAAKRLRTEEQAGGEELEDGEEEEENSAGEEAARSGHTESSSRRSRREERHVGLQDGVEDSHRILPSPVVHVRGLCDAVVEADLVEALDKFGNICYVMMMPFKRQALVEFDSVESAERCVVCGTQEAVYIAEQQAFFNFSTSQRITRPTNADDPTSGNKVLLLSIQNPLYPITTDVLYTVCNPVGNVQRIVIFKRSGIQAMVEFESVGDAQKAKLALNGADIYAGCCTLKIEYARPNRLNVVRNDNTSWDYTKPFLLHRERGKGRQRQAILGEHPSNGYGPHCPLLPLPTNSRYRRSSQEVQDMISYPLLLHHKSASSSSSSSSSSLLGHATSSSVAMVSSLHPVQMNCSRIFNLFCLYGNVEKVKFMKSVPGTALVEMGDEYAVDRAVTHLNGIKVFGKKLNVCVSKQQAVIPSQVFELPDGSSSYQDFSLTRNNRFSSAQSGRNIIQPPAAVLHFYNAPPTLSQHQLHKLCTEHSAPAFTKFKIFDAKPSSKTLSGLLEFDSKTEAVETLTVLNHHQIRIPNSSNPFTLKLCFSTSSHL